Proteins from a single region of Cydia strobilella chromosome 2, ilCydStro3.1, whole genome shotgun sequence:
- the LOC134749630 gene encoding uncharacterized protein LOC134749630 — protein sequence MLGITIRFLATGNTFRDMEFTEYRGRSTIGKIVREVCQAIWKSLLGKGIPSITKNLLEQIADEFFKNTNFPNCIGALDADEGLPLTNNIMRPYPGKHLTIQQRVFNYRLSRARRYVECTFGILANKWRIFHRPLNVQYNFVTDIIKACGVIHNFVISRDGIKPSEELLIHDGFSDLHHSTNYISSTNPVNIRNEFCKYFSSDVGALTWQLSKI from the exons ATGTTGGGAATAACAATAAG gttTTTGGCGACTGGGAACACATTCAGAGATATGGAATTTACAGAATATCGTGGAAGAAGTACAATTGGAAAAATAGTAAGAGAAGTCTGTCAAGCTATATGGAAAAGCCTTCTAGGTAAAGGTATACCTAGTATAACAAAAAATCTACTAGAACAAATCGCGGACGagttttttaaaaacactaaCTTCCCCAATTGTATTGGGGCCCTGGATG CAGACGAAGGCTTACCTTTAACGAATAACATAATGCGTCCATATCCAGGAAAACACTTGACTATACAACAAAGAGTTTTTAATTATCGCTTGAGTCGCGCAAGAAGATACGTTGAATGTACTTTCGGTATTTTAGCTAATAAGTGGCGCATTTTTCACCGACCATTGAATGTCCAATATAACTTTGTAACAGATATCATAAAGGCATGTGGTGTTATTCACAATTTTGTTATTAGTAGAGATGGAATTAAACCATCTGAAGAACTACTGATTCACGACGGTTTTTCAGATTTACATCATTCAACAAATTATATATCCTCGACAAACCCAGTTAACATAAGAAATGAATTCTGTAAATACTTTTCTAGTGATGTGGGAGCCCTTACTTGGcaattaagtaaaatataa